One stretch of Prunus persica cultivar Lovell chromosome G1, Prunus_persica_NCBIv2, whole genome shotgun sequence DNA includes these proteins:
- the LOC18788230 gene encoding protein JINGUBANG: MRVQSWLAICSTTHDSIIPFSKTEPSPSSRPKLGGSDTSSSSDFPSTSTSDTSSSSLQSNLSLQTLPSLPSLQKLSPLDSLDLSVSHLCFTTLTPRQPSLPITCLAVHRDLLYAASGHEINIYDRTACTHLESFSARDAGSVKAVSFSDGKVLTSHQDSKIRAWQLTTATKRHKLLTVLPTVTDRLRSFVLPKNYVTIRRHKKRLWIEHADAVTGIAVNNGLIYSVSWDKSLKIWRETDLRCVESVKAHEDAVNAVVVSNDGTVYTGSADRRIRVWAKPFGEKRHVLVATLEKHKSAVNALALNDDGSVLFSGACDRSILVWEREDSANHMAVTGALRGHGKAILCLINVGGMLLSGSADRTVRMWQRGGDGSFSCLAVLEGHVRPVKSLVAVADGGSNGVVSVYSGSLDGEVKVWHVSISNGNSENINPVCELKM, encoded by the coding sequence ATGAGGGTCCAATCATGGCTAGCCATCTGCTCCACAACTCACGACTCAATCATTCCCTTCTCTAAAACCGAGCCATCGCCGTCGTCTCGACCGAAACTCGGAGGTTCTGATACCAGCAGCTCCTCCGATTTTCCCAGTACCAGTACTAGCGACACCTCCAGTAGCAGCCTCCAAAGCAATCTCTCCCTCCAGACTCTGCCATCTCTCCCCTCCCTCCAGAAGCTCTCCCCTCTCGACTCCCTCGACCTCTCCGTCTCCCACCTCTGCTTCACCACTCTCACACCCCGACAGCCCTCTCTCCCGATCACCTGCCTCGCGGTGCACCGCGACCTTCTGTACGCCGCATCGGGCCACGAGATCAACATCTACGATCGAACTGCCTGCACGCATCTCGAGTCATTCAGCGCCCGCGATGCCGGTTCAGTTAAGGCCGTTAGTTTTTCTGACGGCAAGGTGCTCACTTCGCACCAAGATTCTAAAATTAGAGCCTGGCAGTTGACGACGGCGACTAAACGGCACAAGCTTTTAACAGTCCTCCCGACCGTCACCGACCGCCTGCGCAGTTTCGTCCTCCCCAAGAACTATGTCACCATCCGCCGCCACAAGAAACGGCTCTGGATCGAACACGCTGATGCCGTTACCGGCATCGCAGTTAATAACGGCTTGATTTACTCCGTTTCCTGGGACAAGAGCTTGAAGATTTGGCGGGAGACCGATCTCCGCTGCGTTGAGTCCGTTAAGGCGCACGAGGACGCCGTGAACGCGGTGGTGGTCTCGAACGACGGGACGGTTTACACCGGGTCGGCGGATCGCCGGATCCGGGTGTGGGCCAAACCATTTGGAGAAAAACGACACGTGCTGGTGGCGACTTTGGAGAAGCACAAGTCAGCGGTGAATGCTCTGGCCCTAAACGACGACGGATCGGTGCTGTTTTCTGGGGCTTGTGACCGTTCAATCTTGGTGTGGGAGAGAGAGGACAGTGCGAACCACATGGCGGTGACGGGGGCGTTGAGAGGGCACGGAAAAGCTATACTGTGTTTAATCAACGTCGGGGGCATGTTGTTGAGTGGGTCCgcagatcggacggtcaggATGTGGCAGCGTGGGGGAGACGGGAGTTTTAGCTGTTTGGCTGTTTTGGAGGGGCACGTGAGGCCGGTGAAGTCGTTGGTGGCGGTTGCGGACGGTGGTTCAAACGGTGTCGTTTCAGTTTACAGCGGGAGCTTAGACGGAGAGGTGAAGGTGTGGCATGTGTCGATTTCGAATGGGAACAGTGAGAATATTAATCCAGTGTGTGAGTTGAAAATGTAA